One genomic region from Salvelinus fontinalis isolate EN_2023a chromosome 18, ASM2944872v1, whole genome shotgun sequence encodes:
- the sdc4 gene encoding syndecan-4, whose protein sequence is MHKVFLVLFLFGSVYSESVRETETWMPMKMTQAVSHDELVASGDAPNGSDFGFPDEERDTFDNEDETDDDEDFSGSGDEVTTITLKNDKTMTKPDMNDNKIPDLDRPLMSKPTPNEIEQVQKNNEVSVRGAPKPEEYPSNVLMAHAGEESVFRKTEVLAALIAGGAVGLLFAVFLVLLLVYRMKKKDEGSYDLGKKPIYKKAPTTEIYA, encoded by the exons ATGCACAAAGTCTTCCTCGTGTTGTTTTTATTTGGCTCCGTCTACTCTGAGTCG GTGCGGGAGACTGAGACATGGATGCCCATGAAGATGACCCAAGCCGTGTCGCATGACGAGCTTGTTGCGTCTGGTGACGCCCCCAACGGCTCCGACTTTGGCTTCCCCGATGAGGAGCGCGACACATTTGACAATGAGGATGAAACGGATGATGATGAAGACTTCTCTGGCTCTGGAGATGAAG TAACTACTATTACACTCAAGAATGACAAAACCATGACAAAG CCTGACATGAACGACAACAAGATCCCAGACCTGGACAGACCCCTGATGTCCAAACCCACACCAAATGAGATTGAACAGGTCCAGAAGAACAATGAAGTGTCCGTGCGGGGTGCTCCCAAACCCGAGGAGTACCCATCAAACGTACTGATGGCCCATGCAGGGGAGGAGAGCGTCTTCAGAAAAACAGAGGTCTTAGCAG CTCTGATTGCTGGTGGAGCAGTGGGGCTGCTCTTTGCCGTCTTCCTCGTCCTTCTGCTCGTCTATCGCATGAAGAAGAAGGACGAAGGCAGCTACGACCTGGGAAAGAAGCCCATTTACAAAAAGGCTCCGACAACGGAGATCTATGCCTGA